Within Anopheles ziemanni chromosome 2, idAnoZiCoDA_A2_x.2, whole genome shotgun sequence, the genomic segment tgcggTTTTTggttgatacccctcaaacgttcaaccggactacccgggtagtccatacattttgtatgggagactccgttttgctgtacttaagacttaataactttttatctagatgtcggatcgatttgaaattttcagtgaagatacttgagggtgtttcccaaaatattgtgtagtttttataattttaaaaattcattaagtatgttaatttgaggttccaaaaaatttcaccattcACATCTACAACCATTTATCTGTGTAGTTCATATAATTTACATAGAAGTTtgctttttctgtattttagtaCTGATATATTTGCTCGTAGATACTTAACTActtgaaatgttttggaaaattgcataaaatattgtaaaaattaataaactctcAGTCGCTTCATGCTATCTTCATGCTTCAACTGGGAACAAAGTATTGTCCgttatttaattcttttttcgtcAGAAATGCTGTTCCTAGTAATTCTTCTATAAGTCTGTTCGGTTTTATCTATTCAAAGAATTGAGTTTTTCCATAACGCTCACTATTACTTAACTTTTgttgtactttgaatcacacacATAGTCGACTAGAAACGGATTAATAAACGTGTTTGTGGCGCacattttctgaacaaaatGATGTATAGCATACTTGTGTTTAATATTAGACTAAGATTTTAATGCCTAAACGTAaggcataaatgtttaaattatcgaattcgtgttttcgaatgaaacaatcctacttgaacatttctaaaacatgtttaaaaaaatttaataaatttctgaaaatttcaagtaaTTAAGATTCAATGATCAAAGATACGTATACTGAAATACATAAAATGCAAACTCTTATCTAAAATGTTGAAGCTACACAGGTTTCGGTCATAGATGTgaatggtgaaattttttggaacctcaaattaacatacttaatgaatttttaaaattataaaaactacACAACATTGTGGGAAACACtttcaagtatcttcactgaaaatttcaaatcgatccgacgtctagataaaaagttattaagtcttaagtacagcaaaacggagtctcccatacaaaatgtatggactacccgggtagtccggttgaacgtttacgtatgtaggtttggttgaacgggtgacggttaacTGAAGCGCATTTTCAACTCTACTAATGCGTTACGTTTGTCCACGGTATATACAACCCACACGACAAGAACAATCATGTGTTCACCTTGCTTGTCGGAATGGCGTTATCTCTTGACATTAGCTGTCAAAGGATGTAACTCTTCGTAACTGCCCAAATTTCTGGTGTTGGGAAAATCAATTCCcggttgggattccaatctttGGAGATCCagatctccgaatccgaatcccaatcaaTCGTATCATACATGCACATCTAACATGCCaatttttcatatgatttGTTTCAACTCACCTCGTGTCTAGATCGAGttacaggctggccccggttttcgtcagcCTCGGTTCtcgtcgtttgacaaatcgttcgaagcgggtttatagtagcgtgctttgttctttactcataTGATTCATtgcattttgtatgacagAAGATCCGAACATGGACTCATAAACGAGTAGTGCAGGTTttctgcttcagactactttgcacaataaaaaatatcttccaattgaagcactgaatgtaTTATTGTAAACCTAAACGGCATTGTTTGATGGACATTGATTTGATGATTAAATacacaaactttgttatagtttcTAGAACACCTTCATATTAATCACTAAAAATTCAGATGAGAATAATGTACACAtccaacttttgttttgtgtctttcaagtcttgagtaggtattataaacgtaagAACTGTAGTCCGCTAGCCTTggttttcgtcgctgtcaaagtcccgtttggtggcgaaaaccggggccagcctgtatATCACATTCAAATAGATTGCGATATAGTCTGaaccgaatcaaatcgagtcccaaacaaatcaaatctgatacgaatcacaaacaaatcaaatctgattcgaatcccaatcttATCAAATTAGtggaatccgtcaaatgggataaATCTTTGGAACCCGAGTCTTTTTAATCCGTCAAGGggtcgaatcttcgaatcttctgaatcccgattctgccaacactacaaATTTCCCTCATCATCCAGTGCGAAAAGAGTGGTGGTTTGGTGCAATTAAAGTTAAAATAGCGAGCAAAATGGCTGGAAAATCTAGTGAAGAAGTCGAGGTAATTGATCCTTGGGGTGTTTGGTCCCGATTAGCTGtgtggtttgtttcgtttgatgcaTTTTGTGTACGTGTAGCGCCGTAGATAACCTTCTAATTGGCAAAGTACAGCGAGCTAGTGCCGACGAGGGACCAGTCAGTGCCTTTGCATAATGTAACATGGCTAAAACTCCATATTGAATCCTCGTGCACAATTCTGCTGTCCGGTCTGCTACAGGTGGTACATGTTGGAAGATCTGCAGAAAAGAGTTCAAAGTGCACGGGCTGATGATTTAAGAACGTGTGTAGCTCAAAGAAAAAAGCGCGAAAAGAAATGCCTCGATGCTCTCAATACATGAAATACCAAATATGGAGCATATATTGAGAAAATCGGACAGCCTTGACGGCGTTGTGAACCAGCGCCAGTTGTTATCAGTGTCGGCTGATTTGTCGGGCGCGTGACGCGGTCTTGATGGTTCCCTGCGTTCCGGGACTTCCCCGATGCATTTTTTGAGGTTATAGCTTGCAGCAGTTACTGCGCCCCTTGACAAGTCATCCGGATTGCAgcggaatggaaatggaacaTACAGAACtgaaagggaaaaagagaAGGTCGACTGacactttccctttttttctctatgcAATTCACGTGGATACGTGCGGGTATGAAATAAACCGAGCGGCAGCGAGTATATTTTTTAGATTATTCGTAACATTGCAGTTTCCATGGTAGTTAGTAGAATAGAACGAAGGATAATGATCTAGCAACCTACTTACACCCGAGACTTCGTTGGTAATTGTCAGTTGAGAGCAATCAGTTAAGGTTTCATCTCGAACAAAGTTGCACGAAACAACGCAAGAATGCTGGAGATACCTTTGAACTTCGATTTTTACCCATACCGCCATCGCTGCCATTTCGTAATAGCAAAAATTCTCTACCAAGTCGAATAATCGAGTAATATGGTAATACAacttttcttcatcttctccatgcagcagcAAAGCTCAGAGAGCTCGGAGCAGAGCAGTAGTCAGAACCAGATCCAAACGCTTACAGAGCAACCGGGTGCTGCAGCCGAAACGATCGATCCGGAAAACCTCATTAAGCACCCGCTGCAACACACCTGGACACTGTGGTACCTAGAACTGGACCGTTCGAAGTCATGGGCCGAGTCGATGAACGAAGTAGCGAGTTTCTCCACCGTCGAGGACTTCTGGAGCCTGTACAATCACATCCGTGGACCGTCCGAGATCAAAGTAGGCACAGATTACATGCTGTTCAAGTCGCACATCCGCCCGATGTGGGAAGATGAGGCAAACAATCGCGGTGGCCGATGGACGGTCAACATGAACAAGCATCTTTCGGACAAGTATTGGTTGGACACGGTAGGTCCATGCTTTCCAAATCACTGGAGGTAGTTTCCAGCAttacatatttatatttttttccatttgattcatttatcTAGGCCTTGTGTCTCATTGGAGAAAGTTTCGAACACTCGGACGACATCTGTGGCGCAATTGTAAATGTTCGCCAAAAGATCGATAAAATTTGTGAGTCTGCGTGCGGCGTCGGAAGtggttcaaattttatttacatttcttttttaatccTCGTAGCTATCTGGACTGCTAACTTTCAGAACCGAGAGGCGGTGATGGACATCGGACGCACCTACAAGGAACGGTTAGGTCTTCGTGCACAGATCTATTATCAGAACCACAAGGACACTATGATCAAATCGGGCTCGTCCACAAAGGCAACTTACTCTGTCTAATAGAGAATGCGTAGCTTATCATATTGTACCATTATACACCAGGTGTGTGAACGTGAATGAGGATATGCCCCTATAGGATGATGAAATAGGAGATGTATGAGGATGTGGTGACACTGTGAAAAACCACAGTGTAGTaaggaaacgatttttttatgaactaGGATAACGTTAGCTAGCATCGGCATGcgaattgaaaaagaatttaCTATTCAAATGATCACAGATGGTGAGCAGGAGATTGGTCGAAAGAAGACCGCGGGATGGAATTCGAATTCACGAGAGATGGAACGAACGAACTATTGGCTGTATAACATGTCTTTAGGGTTAGCTCGCGAGAAAACAAGATTTCGACTTTTCCACTCAGAGTGGGGTCATTCGAAGTTACACATTTACACGTGTCAGATTAGTACCACCCAATCGACTAAAAACCGCCTGTGTTCAATCAGCAAATATCTGCCCCGTCTCCAATTAATTGGTTCTTTGCCGTTTCTGCTTGGTTGAGCAGTTCTGATACTTTCGATCTTATGGATAGCAGTGTAGGATGCACGTGGGTTGCGTAGCAACGGTTCTTTTTTGCCGTGGAATGCCCCATCACGATTGAAATGCTCATTACAAACTGCTTCGCTTGGTTTGCGTAGGTTAAAGGATTTTGGTTGAATATTGTAAAACAGCATCAACAAAGTTCTCCTTGGTTGTCGTTGTGGTGCTTTGCTTGTGGGAAGGAAACGTACTAGACGGTGAATTGCACGCATCGATTAGAGAGTAGGGCAAAGCACAGCACTTTCGCCCGTATACACGCTTCCTTGCACACGTGTAATGAGTTTTGCGCTGGATCGTATTGATATCTAGGGCATACCAGGGAATGGATTTGTGCGCTCTTTATATGACCACATGTATAATGGAATTATCTACTAATTATGGCTACCTTTTATGCATACATTGATTATAAACCTCCCCCATATACATAAATAGAAacggctgctgttgctgattgATTAATTTGTAATACCAACTATATtacttttttatgttaatgCAAATTGTATCGTAAATTATTcagtaaaaaaaatcgttacaGAAATAAAGAACTTGAAATAAATATCCTTGGTagtgttatttgtttgttttgcatccaATTATTTGTCCCTTAATAACTAATCAGTTAAAAGAACAAAGAAAGTTGTAATAAATGTTTTGCCATTCTTTGTTTTAATGAGTGTTTGGTGAGTTAAACTTTAATGTCATATTTGAAAGGAAATATTGTATGCTGATTGCGTACTATCACCGAAATAATCAAGGAATTTACTGTTTTGTAGATAAATATCGTTGCTCATAAAAGATAGCAGTATATATTTCTCAAATCATAATTTCTCCCTTCCTCATGTGATACTCTGAGAAATTATTGCTTATATCCCTGACGCGTGTGAGTAGATTTGTAATAAAAACTTAACTAATGTAAGACTTTGCTCGAATGATGATGGCACTTTAAACATCAAGCATATTTTCCACCTTTCGTTTCAAATCCTTTCTCCGGATGTTTTCCAAAGCTTTCGttaaggtagaaataaattgtTCCCCAGAACTTTCGCCCAATTTTTGCTCCACACCTATTAGCATCTCGTATATTCGACTCTTTAAATCGTTTCTATGACGCTCGTTGATTTCATCTAACTCAGCTTCCGCGATGTTAAGGTATCTGCCGAAGACCCTCCATTCTTTTCCGACTTGATTCTGTAGTAAACTGTATATAGCTTCTCGCTGCTGGAGGTACTTTCCATGAAATGCGGAAACGGTGCTTTGTTCTGCTAACTTTATCTTTTCCACCTCTTTTTCGAGCAACGATCTACGATCACGTTGACGGAGATCTGTAGAAAGTATTAGAGAAAggttattattttaatgtagATTATGAAAGTAGTGAAACCAACCTTCCAGATAGAATCTCCTTATTGCTGGATAGTGTGAGCTGATTGTTTGCCGGTACAACTTGACAGCCTTTGCAATATCATCCGAACTTAGTACCAGCTCGAGCCGCTCTATGACCTCCGGTTTCAGGAGACTGAGAAGATTTCGCTGCTCCAACAACTGCAGAAGATCCTCGAAACTAGCCACCCTACTCAGTTTCCTTCTCGAGTGGACATCCTCCCAGATGAGCTGTTTGCACCGTTCCAAGCGCTCGGGGCTGGTGCATGCATTCTGTGCCAACAGTTTTAAGTTCAAATAGTCCTTGCACAACTGTTCGTACAAAACACGATCCTGAACGAATATTTCCATCGGAAATTGTTGTGGGTGATACGCgggcggaaaagaaaacagcttTTCGGAAAGAACTGCCAAATACATTTGCGCGCCTGTCACGAGACGTCGCGTTTATACTGCCGTGTTTGCATAAGGTTGTTCGTGATAGATGTTTTGTTAATCTAGGTGTATGATAGttttaaatatatattttaatattttcaggTGATAGTTCTGATAATTATTCGTCCTTTAAGAACTGAATACATCGAAATCGGCGGGATATTGGACCTGGCTCGAATGCAAACAAGCGACACGAACAACAGCCCGTTTCTCGCAAGATCGCGACACGAACAGAAAACCGTAATGGTAGTGGGGATGGAAGTTCGtagttcaaaacaaaaacaatgtaCTTTTCTGCCCCGACTGAAGTACAGTCTTCGTCAAGTGGCTGAGCAGTCGAGAACACGTAGCGGTCGTTGGTGGACTGCCAAGCGCTTGTTATATCGAGTCTTCGGCGCACTCATCAGCTGAGCAATAACTGAGTAAATTAACCGTTCGCGAAGCCCGTGTCGGTTTTTGATAACCGACCGTCAGAGTGTAATGATAAGGCGGAGATAATAAAATCGGTGTTGCTTTTGAGCAAACAAGCAGCTTTCGCGGACGGTGATGTCGTGGGAAAAATCTGCTTGTGAAAGTTTGATGAAGCTCCTCAAACAAGAACCAATCTGTAACAACATACACTGAGCCTAAAGTGTGCCTGAGGGAAGAATGGTGATTACGTTTCGCTCGCTCTGTGAGTTAGGAAACTAAATTAAACAGAAAGCCAACATCCAAGCAACCACTCTGTGACGCTACTATGGCGTCGACCATattgaaagttttcccaacGCAGTGAGAAGAGAGCACGAGTGTAAAATTTTGCGCACATTGTTGTGCCAGACGGCATCCGCATCCGCTGCCACCGCGTTGTGTGTTCCTGGCGAAAAGGTGGAAAcgtgtacattttcgggcccGTTCTACGACCCGGGGTCCCAAACAACACCCTCAAATTGAGCTGGAAAAAGTGTGTGCATGCGTACGGCGAGCAGCGTTTGGAAGGTCGCCGTCATATTGCGCTCGGAAACCCCGATATGCAATG encodes:
- the LOC131281785 gene encoding eukaryotic translation initiation factor 4E1 isoform X2, giving the protein MAGKSSEEVEQSSESSEQSSSQNQIQTLTEQPGAAAETIDPENLIKHPLQHTWTLWYLELDRSKSWAESMNEVASFSTVEDFWSLYNHIRGPSEIKVGTDYMLFKSHIRPMWEDEANNRGGRWTVNMNKHLSDKYWLDTALCLIGESFEHSDDICGAIVNVRQKIDKISIWTANFQNREAVMDIGRTYKERLGLRAQIYYQNHKDTMIKSGSSTKATYSV
- the LOC131281785 gene encoding eukaryotic translation initiation factor 4E1 isoform X1, which produces MAGKSSEEVEQQSSESSEQSSSQNQIQTLTEQPGAAAETIDPENLIKHPLQHTWTLWYLELDRSKSWAESMNEVASFSTVEDFWSLYNHIRGPSEIKVGTDYMLFKSHIRPMWEDEANNRGGRWTVNMNKHLSDKYWLDTALCLIGESFEHSDDICGAIVNVRQKIDKISIWTANFQNREAVMDIGRTYKERLGLRAQIYYQNHKDTMIKSGSSTKATYSV
- the LOC131281315 gene encoding fas-associated death domain protein: MEIFVQDRVLYEQLCKDYLNLKLLAQNACTSPERLERCKQLIWEDVHSRRKLSRVASFEDLLQLLEQRNLLSLLKPEVIERLELVLSSDDIAKAVKLYRQTISSHYPAIRRFYLEDLRQRDRRSLLEKEVEKIKLAEQSTVSAFHGKYLQQREAIYSLLQNQVGKEWRVFGRYLNIAEAELDEINERHRNDLKSRIYEMLIGVEQKLGESSGEQFISTLTKALENIRRKDLKRKVENMLDV